The following coding sequences are from one Bacteroidales bacterium window:
- a CDS encoding C40 family peptidase, which yields MKNGICTLSVVPIRAMPADKSELVSELLFGELFEVREVVDSWINIKTVYDGYEGWVDIKQCTLLSDDEFEKHLKNNQAVTTELVQIIYNKTNKIYYPVLIGSSLPSIVDTNLCIAGNEYIYEGEYTRELISKENRKIPDVAKQLYNAPYRWGGRTPFGIDCSGFTQLVMKICGITILRDASQQATQGEAVNFISEAVPGDLAFFENEENLIVHTGIILNNQKIIHASGNVRIDDIDHEGIYNGELNKYTHKLRIIRRFI from the coding sequence ATGAAAAATGGTATTTGCACCCTGAGTGTGGTCCCTATTCGTGCCATGCCTGCTGATAAATCGGAACTGGTTAGCGAACTGTTGTTTGGCGAATTATTCGAAGTAAGGGAGGTGGTTGATTCATGGATAAATATCAAAACCGTTTATGACGGATACGAAGGCTGGGTAGATATTAAACAATGCACTTTGTTAAGCGATGATGAATTTGAAAAACACCTTAAAAATAACCAGGCGGTTACTACCGAACTGGTGCAAATAATTTATAATAAAACTAATAAAATTTATTATCCAGTGCTGATAGGCAGCAGTCTGCCATCAATTGTCGATACGAACTTATGTATTGCAGGGAATGAATATATTTACGAGGGCGAATACACCCGTGAACTCATATCAAAAGAAAACAGGAAAATTCCGGATGTTGCAAAACAGCTCTATAATGCCCCTTATCGTTGGGGAGGGCGGACACCCTTTGGTATAGATTGCTCCGGTTTTACACAGCTTGTTATGAAAATATGCGGCATTACCATTTTGAGAGATGCCTCACAACAGGCCACCCAGGGCGAAGCAGTGAATTTTATTTCTGAAGCTGTTCCGGGCGACCTTGCTTTCTTTGAAAATGAAGAAAACCTTATTGTGCACACAGGCATTATTCTGAATAATCAGAAAATAATTCATGCGTCAGGTAATGTCAGAATTGATGATATTGACCATGAAGGGATATACAACGGAGAACTAAATAAATATACTCACAAATTACGTATTATCCGCCGCTTTATATAA